In Flavobacterium endoglycinae, one DNA window encodes the following:
- a CDS encoding HipA family kinase, whose product MKNNFDLRTVNVTRYITPLREGGSLPALAEADDDFKYVLKFRGAGHGVKALIAELVGGQIAKALKLQLPELVFANLDEAFGRTEADEEIQDLLQGSQGLNLALHFLSGAITFDPAVTTVDTKLASQIVWLDAYITNVDRTFRNTNMLIWHKELWLIDHGACLYFHHSWSNWEQHAKSPFALIKDHVLLPQASLLKEVDAEFKAILTPEILEEIVNTIPLDWLQWEDADETPEGLRNVYLQFLKTRLANSEIFVNQAQNAR is encoded by the coding sequence ATGAAAAACAACTTCGATCTCAGAACGGTAAACGTTACCCGTTATATAACTCCATTACGCGAAGGCGGTTCCTTGCCAGCTTTAGCAGAAGCCGACGACGATTTTAAATACGTTTTAAAATTTAGAGGTGCCGGACATGGCGTAAAAGCCTTAATAGCCGAATTAGTTGGCGGACAAATCGCAAAAGCCTTAAAACTACAACTACCAGAATTAGTATTTGCCAATCTCGACGAAGCTTTCGGAAGAACTGAAGCCGACGAAGAAATCCAAGATTTATTGCAAGGAAGTCAGGGATTAAACTTGGCGCTTCACTTTTTATCTGGTGCCATAACTTTTGATCCTGCGGTTACAACTGTCGATACAAAATTAGCTTCACAGATTGTTTGGCTGGATGCTTATATCACCAATGTTGACCGAACTTTCAGAAACACCAATATGCTGATTTGGCACAAAGAATTATGGTTGATTGATCATGGTGCATGCTTGTATTTCCATCATTCTTGGAGCAACTGGGAACAACATGCTAAAAGTCCGTTTGCGTTGATAAAAGATCACGTTTTATTACCTCAAGCTTCACTTTTAAAAGAAGTCGATGCTGAGTTTAAAGCGATTTTAACGCCGGAAATTTTAGAAGAAATTGTAAACACTATTCCGCTGGACTGGCTGCAGTGGGAAGATGCAGACGAAACTCCAGAAGGATTGCGAAACGTGTATCTGCAGTTTTTAAAGACAAGATTAGCCAATTCAGAAATATTTGTAAATCAGGCGCAAAATGCAAGATAA